The region TGTACATGCTAGTTCTGTACATTACTGATATTAAAGGTAGAGTAAGCGATTGTAACCTAATACACTTTTTGGGTGAAGAACCATGTTAACATTGGTGAGGCCGTCAAGAGGTGGGGACTGTATggttggactgggaaagaaattcaccCGTGGACTTATCCGCTGCAACTGGCCCACACCCCAATTGACAGTCACACATAGATGGCCGGGTCAGAGACTGACGGAAtaggtaaaaactttatggatatTTTGATGGGACACCGGCCGACCAATGTCGCGGCCTACTTCTTTCGAACTATGGTGGATAGAAGTCCAGGAGTTGAAACGTATGAAGACGTATGAACACCGATGCAGACATTGCTCTGTTTTTCCTTGACATTTGGGTAACATTAGCTTGGCTATGTTTCGGAAAGCCAATAGGTCAGTTGGTCTGTTTTGTACCGTTGGCTAATGTTTGCGATAGCTAATCCCGACTGGTTAGTTAGCAAGCAGGTACTGGTGTCACATTTCtgtagggctgtcccaaacgattattctttaaacgattaatctagcgattattttttcgattattcgactaatctaacgattatttttttaatcaacctaacagtaattttattgcaattattttccagttagtcatttaatataacaatttgccccgtccaacacacacactgcaccagggtgtttcctctttatgtgctcgtgcatgactgttgtgctagagtgatatgccagatgcactttgcagaatctgcagactaccgcaccgttggtgtcaagattaaagtattcccaactttggaggaccgtgtgcgagccttttttgccgcgtgttgctccacacgctccgtcgtactTCTGGTAGAcgccatgttgttcaaatagattacacagacgcaaatcattcacgtagtcaatgacttcaattacgtcatTGTCCCAGCCcttgcgctgcgcttgtatccgggtaaaccaaagacgatggatataaacggtcccattagaaagttccagTTTTGTTCTATGAATAGTTACCCTGcgtggttttacacgacgcgtcgacactaaaattccacgtcgaataatttttataatcgacaatGTCGATGACGacggataatcgtcccagccctacatttctgtgtttggtaTCATTAAATTACTTGCACTTGGACAAGTGAAAAGACACATCCACGCCTGGAGACCACCAATGTGTCATCACTTTGGCAATGCGCGTCCATGAATTTGAGAGGCAGAACTTCAGAATGAGCTCTGAAGGGAGGGGTATTTGTTTTGTCATCAAGTTCAGACATCAACTGTCTTTCTCCAGCACTGCTTACTCTACCTTTAAGGTCATGAACCACAAAGCAGATAGTCAGACAGCATTTGTGTAAACAGTCGGAACAGCATGTCTCATGTCTTTAAAAGGCAACATGGGAGATGACAGTAACATAATGCAGCATTCATCATGGGAGATAACCCATCTGGCATTTGTAAAAAGCTGTGGGAGTTGTGAAATGAACGAGAACTATTTAAGGCAGGCATGTTAAATAGGTCGTGTCCCATATTTAGACCAACAGTATGGCAAGCAGATCGGATACAGACATACCTCAGGAACCTCATCTCCTCGCTCTTGGTGTCGTTATCTGTCACTATCTTTGATGTCGTCACACTGACCTCCACACCATCCACCATGAACTTGCGTGTCTTCTTCAGAGTCTTCTTCTGACGTTTTGACTCCTACAAATCAAACAGGGATGTTGTAGGAGctgaaattattcaaattagATTCAAAGAAAATTCAGATCAATAAGATTAAGAATGACTAAGATAGTGTTGATAATTTAACAACTGAGGTTGTAAATGAGTCACAGATTATGTTACCTGCATAGAAATAGAGCCCCCTTCTTTGCTCTTGGACAGGAAGCTAGAAATAGACAGATTCAGGTCCAGGCTATTGCtatcagcagcagagctgctTCCAGAGTCAGAGTCCTTCTCAACATCTGGCTTGATCACAGCAGGGCTTCCTTGCTCCATCTTGGTTTCAGAATCTTCTTCACTCTGCGGGACAGAGACGGCATCTTGGGAAGCGCTCTCATCGGCATGGGTAGCTTTCTTCTCATCTTCCTTCACAGGGACATCTTTAGGCTCCACTTGTTCTGAATCCTCAGAGCTGACTTTGACTTCATCACTGACTCCATTAGTGGATTCAGTTGGTGCCTGTTTCTCCAATTCAGtctcctctctggtctgatTCTCTTGTTCAGGCTGCTCTGCCTCTTCTGGGGCCACATCCTCAGGCTTTCCCTCTATGTGACTTTCCATGGTCCCCTTCTCCAACAAGATGTTAGTGGAGGTGTCATCCACATTTGAATTTGTGTCTGCCTCTCcattcatgtttttgtcctttACATTTGATTCCATAttctctgtgtttacatttacatctgtgCCATTAGCTATGTCTTCTATTCTGTCCTCTGTCACTTTGTGTTGAGGCATCTCCTCACCTGGTTCtttgctttcttcttctgcttgtGCTACCTCTCCTGATATAGATTCTGCTTCCTCAGGTGTATCTTCAGGTTGCTCTTGTGATTCCCTGGATTCTTCTTTActtacttctttttcttcctcttctttcacaTCCTCcagctttctttcttcttctgttactTGAGTAGGTTCATTCTCCATTTTCTGTTCTTGTGTCTGCTTCTGGTCCTCCTCTGTTTCATGACCATCTGTGTCAAGTTCGGCATCTATGGGTTCTTCTGGCTGTGATACTACAGGCTCAGCAGGAATTTCTTCATCTTGACCATCTTCTGGCTTAGCCTCTGTAGGATCTTGTGAGACAAAGTCTTTGGTGGGCTCTATTATCCCAGCGGCCAGGTCTTCATTACTGGCATCAGACACCTCATTgagtttctcctcctcagtcttGTCTACCTCACTTGTTCCAAGTCCTTCATCAGAGAGCTTATCACTGGTCCTGTCCTCAGCAGGCTCTGCCTCCACCTTTTCTGTAACAGATTCCAGCGTGGACGGAGTTGGTGGGATTTTGTCATCCTCTGAGCTGGCCACACTGGCATCTGATGGTGCTCGCTTGTGGCCAGGAACAGCCTGAGtcaacagtaagaaaaatatgacTAAGTCATAGAAAAGGTCAAAGCACAGTCTTTCAAAAAGATATTAACAATGACTGTTAGAGCTCatacataatttgaaaaatatatttggtTGGGTAATATTATGctttttactgtgtgtatgcAATAAAGTACATACCAGAGGCGTATCaggctcttcctcctcctcctcctctttgctgtCCTCGATCTCCTCTGTGACTTCAGCTTTGGCCTCGGCTATGAGCTCTCTGAGAGGTTTGCTATCAGTTACACTAGTTACAAAGGGATGCTAAATAGACAGACAGGGACATAAGACATCAATATGCATTAGAAATTTTTGTCCTTCATAAACTGTCAGAGTGAATTAAATATAagcacaaacagcaaaacagaaaattacacCTTTAAAACATAAGTCACTAATAGGCGGACTGTGGTCAAGATCCGGACCCAGACTCTGTCCTATCCAGACACGGAACTATGATCTATAAATTATTGggaattattacattttgacagtGTTTCTATTTTAGCTGGTgcagcttttctagcctttacAGCACTGGTCATGTGATGCTACTCTGTCAATCATTGCAACTgcagtcagtgagtgagatacACAGCCAGTAGAGATGAGACAATAGCAAACATCAGAGAAATAGGGAGGAAAGTGGGAcataagaaagagaaaaggcgCTATTAAAGCTGTTCAATTGTAAAGATGTGTTGCAACTGTTTACTATAAAAATGGTTGaggcttttaaaatgtgaaattgagttaacaaaaacaggaaaattgGAAAGTCAAGCTCAACCTTTCATTTAACTTCTTTTAATTAAGCATCTTATTTTAAGATACACATTTTTCAAAGAATCTCTGTTATGTACTTATTAAAGCTTATTTTacttgaaatgagaaaagaacatAAACTTATTAATAGAGAAGCTATTTATAATCCCTCCAGTTGAACCACCTCCCCCTGACCAATGCTCCAGACTGTTGCTTGAAACTTCTGCCCAAATGGACCTCTGCtttaaaatatgacacattCAGAATCTTTGCATAAGTGTGTATTCATTCTTTAGGTTATATTCTAGGCTGTGTAGGTGGTTGGGTACTGAGGGATAACAGTAGGGTATGAATGAAACAAGGCAGCTCACCTGTAGAAGCTGTACTGTGCCCCACCTATTGTCCACATTCTTATCAAGTGCTTTCCGCAGAAAGTCATTGAATTCTGATGACCTTTCAAGAATAAATAACAAGGAATCAGTTTGTTGGCCACATAACAGAGTAAGTGTCCCTGGGCCCTGCTTTATGGAGCCAAATTAATACCATTCTTCCCCCTGTGGCCATTCAGTTAAGCATTAACAATTTACCATGCGTTCACACATTAAACAGTCAACATATCCTAATCTCCAATCCGGAAACATTCCAGTGCCACCTCTCTAGTTATAACCAGCGCACCATCTCACCAGCGAGAGGGATTCATGAGTGTGGGCGGCTCGGACTTGGCTATTTTCAGCAGCACTCTCATGGGATTCATCTCGTGATTGGGTGGCTCAATTTGCGCCAGCTCTATCAGGGTTACCCCGAGGGACCAGATATCTGCCTTGTAGTCGTATGGACGGTCCTTGGACGTTTCGCACATTACCACCTCTGGGGCCATCCTGCAAAATCAGAAGTCAGCATTACGCATTAGGCAAATTTCGGGCTGCAAGTGAATGTATGCTTTCACACATGTTGATTGATATCTTTCTGATTTCTAAAGGTAAATTCTCTTTCTATTTAAATATATAGCTCAATCTcaatatatatttcaaaaataaaaacagtatgtACGTGCATTTTGGTTTGGAATTTGCAAAATAGGAAGCCTTCTCAATATTTAAAGCTGAGTTTCTTCCAACACTCAAGTGCATCTAAATTGCTCAATGACACTTTTTCTGTTATCCCACATTCCATGACAGATTCTGTGATACTGCACAAAAAATGTATCACCCCAAACTGTGGGAGACAATACGACAATTATGGACAGGGATGAATGCCCTCTTCTATCCAGGCCGAATGACTCACCAATACGGAGTGCCGATGAAAGAATCTCTTCTCTGTAACGTCTTGGTATTTTTAGCAGACACCCCAAAGTCGGCTGAAAGTAGAAATGAATAATGATTCTTTTCATGAGAgaatcaaattaaattgtaCAATGACACTGTGAATtcatttcaatatatttttagcACATTTCTACTAGAGCAAAATAGTTACAGCAGAATTCTTTCTTAACCAACCTGTTTTCAGCTTTCAAATGTGAACCCCATAAATGGGCAGAAAAGCCTCTATCTCCTTTTCATAATGCTCTTAGAGTCCATCATCACTGCCAGCACTTCTGGTACCTGTGCAACTATTTCGGCATTTTTTTCGCATCACTTACAGTGTGTACATATTAGAGGGAAAGAGAGCTCTATCATTAAGTCCCTGGTGCCTGCTTGATAATTATTGTTTGCCAGGCTCCGACATGACCCTCTGCCTACAGAACATGAATCATCAGGGAGCTAGCAGCTATGGATGCTACAGCAGCAACATGAATACTTTTACTTCTTGAATATTATGTAACAAATTCAGTGTATCACCACATCCCGTACATAAGTGGTGTATAAAAAATACAGTTCGCTCCTTTGGGGCAGAAACTACATcactttattttgtcacattttaaattgtgcacTTGTCACCATTATCCCTAAAATCACTTTGCTCAGCTGGCTGCCGCAGCACTGATGGCAAAGGGATCCACAACAGACTTCAGTAATTAGCTTTTTAAGCCTATTAGTGTTGGCCCTGCAGGACTATTCTCAGTGGTCACCAAGGACATACAGTAGATCTGAGAGAGAAATCACGACTGAATCATCTAGTGTTCTGTGTAGTTTTCTTAAGTAAGTACCTTTACGTGTGCTTAGCTGGAACGTAAGTGATCTTTCCTTGCAAAATAATCCTTCacttttaatgaaatattacgatggcaaacacagcagcaaaagaTGAGAGATTTTTTACCCAGTTTCACGTCTCCATCCAAGGAGAGGAGAATGTTCCCGGCTTTCAAGTCTCTGTGGATGACCTTGTTCTCATGGAGGTAAGACAAGGCCTCCAAGGTCTGCCTACACACCACACGGATCTGGGGCTCGGTCAGGGGTCTCTCTAGTTCTGTGGATAAACATACACATGGATAATTCATAAGTCACATTTCTTCCAGATCATATGTTgttattgtagtttttgtgatgcacttttacaaacacagactggGTTATTTGAATATGTTAATATCAAATGTGATGGCTGGGTGGTACCAATAGAACCCTTACACCAGACAGCATATATGAGTGGACAAATCTGggggaaaaatgtgttttaggtGAGccagaccacagaccagaatGCATCTACATCCAACAGTGGAGTGGATTAATCAGTAACCTCTTTATCATGGTAATTCACAGGTAAGAAAAAGTTGTGAGGTGTTTCGTCAGGCTTGAAAATAAGAGAGAAACTGCAGGCATTAGAAGTGGACTAACCACTCCTTGGAATCTGAGCTACAATAATTACACAGTTGGAATGGTGTCTCCAACtggggaaaaggaaaaaaatcccaCAGAGGCTTCAGGGTGGAATAAAAAGAGTTGGCATTCAAAGATGGAGCAAAGAGAAAGGTCCAGAACTTTatagtgtttttctgtttccttcaaTGATGGGGACTCAATGAGGGACTTACCCAGCATGATGGCATCCACTGCACCGCCCGCACAGAACTCAATCAGAATCTGCAATGGTAGGACAAAACAAAGTGGAACAATAAGTAATATGTATTGTAACACAATGAAGCCCCAATTATACTACTGCCATAGAGCATCATTTGCTTAAAGGAGGAACTGGAACTCCACAATAGGTGAACAACATGACCTTTATAGGACAGACATCAGCATCCATGTTCTATGTTATTGATTACACTGTGGAGCCACTCCAAGAAACCAATCAATCAGACACTAAACATCCATACTGACCACCCTCACATCTTCTCTTTTCCATTTCAGGAAAATCTTAATGTTTGTTGGATCATAAACATTAGTAGAGGTTCTAATTGCAAGCAGGAGACTGGGAGCCTCTCATTATGGTTTCTTATAAATTCATATTGTTTAGTGGAAATGCTTCATTTGTATGTCTACATATGACTCACATCCAGGATATTTCATCATACATTCTGATGAAAAATCATTTCCTCATTTTGTAGCCACTACAGAATATTTAGGAGGTAACGCCTTAAGCCAACACAGTCCATCGAGTCAAAATGCCATATTCAGTACAGACAATTTCATTCTTGGAGTACAGATAGTTTAATTCCTGCCACAAACAATTGTTCTATCCACTCATACTGTATctaaaacacattatttgtATTAAAGGAACTTCTGAGAAGGAATATTCTGAGGAAGTAAGCCAGTGATATCCTTATACATTTGTCAAACGCACAGAAAAGCATGTAACATGCCACTTAAAACTTAAAGTTTACACTTGAGCATATGATACAATACACAGAAGAGGTACTATCAACACAATACAGATGACATGTTTTATCCAGGTGGtccaatatataataatacaaagaCATCTTTGAGTATATATGAAGCCACAGTGCATTAGATGAACATAACACTGTTCCCTAATATTGCTATTGAGATGTAAAACTGCCCAGCTCCTGACCTCAGTTGTAATAGCTGATGTAATGTACCCAACCATTATATTGGCTTTGCCAGCATGTTACTTGGCAGCTCATGGTATCAGATGATAGAAAAAATCAATCAAAGCTACAACTGAGCACCCTCCATTCAGGGAATCAAACAATGAGAAAAAACTATGTGGTTGTTCCGGTTCTGCATAACAATTTTATTGTACTTTGACCATCCCTctgtcacatttgtttgttttaaccctCTTAAACCCTCTTAAACACGTGTTTCCAAATTTCACGTCGCCTGTAGAGCATCATTGCTCGGTGACCGTTTGCTCTAGGGACGTGccgtttttttctccttaaactAGACGGGGCTAGGCTCCAATGGTTGAGGTCACAGCCAGTCAGAGTGTTTGATTCAGAGGCTTGGCTTGTCTTGGCTTTATACCCAGAATGTATGGGAGCAGTGATTTTTTTACTCAGTGATAAGAAGTTGTTTAGAGTTTATTGACGTGACAGAATAATGACAGAAGGATGTGACAATCACATATTTAGTGCAGCAGAAGATTTGGAGCTGATTTTTCAAGGAGCAGACAAATCGCCCATAAATACTGCTCCAGAGAATGAGTGAATGAGAattttgtgttgaattttttcttctttattatggtttaaagtttttttatttataaaacaaggaaaaattccatgtttttttttttttttttttttttttttttaaatgggccATTAACCTCTATTATACTGTACTGAAGTCTTTATTAAGTGACATCTATTATAAACTGAGGTTATGCTGATTCtaattctgattctgattctatGTGTGGCACTTGgtgaaactgttaaaaatgacaaaggtattaaagaacaaaaatattgaaatataaatgacatgaaaaatgaatgttttaaattctattttgggtaatatataataattgaGTAATTCAAAATTAATAGttagattaatcaaaaaattaTCGATAGATTAATCCATAAACAAATAATTGTTAGGTGCAACCCTAGATAAATCCATGTTTTTTCTAGCAAAATATTTTCCTTGATTAATCTTTAGTAGGAAAAAGTAACATATCAACACATGCAAAGCAGAGGCAGTTACACATTCATCATGCTGCTTAAACATGGGAGCCGGAGGGACGACCTGCATGCATCTCTGAATTATTCACAGCCACTTTCTCCAGCCACCAAAACCACTCCATTATCTTCACATAGATGTGGCCAGTCCACAAGGGATGTCATATGACACCAACTGCCAGGACCTAATTGCTCTGAGGCCTCTTACTGCACACAGACTGAGATCTACTGACCATGTATGAAAACGGCACTGTGACTTAACTCTCTGCTTACGCTAAAATAGCTTGATAAGAAGAACCAGGACTCTTTTCAAAGTGGGTTCAGAGAATTTTACTCTTTTGCTACAATAAAGAAACTATAGTCACTGCTGACAATTTGTGAAAGGGCGAGAATAAGGAAAAAAGCTACATCGCGGAAACATATTGCTCCACTTATAAACATAATCCATTTCTTAAAAGGAGATGATGATACTatgcatttttgcttgaataGGACCTGTGAAGTCTTGGAGGTCAGGCCATCCTGTGGTAGAGCATGGAGTCTAAGCCTCATACAAGCCTCTAACCGTGTCACATGCTCGGTTTTAAACTCTTCAATTGAAGGCGACAGGAAAGAATGCAGTGCTATTATGCTTTAATCGAATGATATAACAGCTCTTTGAGAAACGGCATAATAAATAATGGCTTGTGATGAATTTATGTGTCCTCATGTGTGACTAGTTCActgcctctgtgtttccttggcttcaaatcaacagcaacacacacacaaaaaaatactttcctCAGTCAGGCACTTGCTTACTTACCCAAAgtttgccttcaaaataaaaggcatCCAACAGTTTGACGATGTGATGGTGGTTGCAAGAGGCCAGAATGTCAATCTCTACCATGTAATCCTCCAATTCATCCTCTGTCTTCGTGTCAATAACCTTGGCAGCAGCAAGGGTCCCATTCTGCTTGTTCTGAGCCTGAAGGCAACattgacaatgacaaaaatagGAAATTATAGAGTATTGTATATTCTTACAACACCAAATGTATGAATTATTAAGGAAACATAACAAAGCTGGAGACTGTATCAAATGTATCTGTGTTGGTCGATATATTTTAGGTATTGCTGGCACTGTAGGGTTGCTGCTGTGGAAGAAAATCCATCAACATTAACAACTTAATTTAAGACAAAAGCTATTTTGGAGCTAGAGCAACAAACAGAGGAACACTTTATGGCTTGTGTAACTGAAGGCAGTCTCTTGGAGACTCTATGATAACATGTTGTTATACACTGAAGAGGAAAATTACTgtaggaaaaaaacacagcacccatctaaagtcaaaatatttacaatacaCCCCATCATCTTCTAACCTACTCTTACAAAAACTCAGCTTGTGAAACTTGcttacttcctcctctcccttttctGCCCTCGCTTCCTTTCACTTTGAAACACCTGCTGTAAGATGAAATGTGAAGTCACAGTGGCGGTTTTTAAAGATTACACCAAATAAATCTAGGATTTAATATGTTTCTGATTAGGGAAATAGCtcatgtatttgtgtatgttggTAACACATGCCTCAAAATCTTCTCTCCCGATTACGCTGCACTCAAAAGACTAATACAAAATTTACCACACCCACACCCAATCAAACAAGTAGCTGAGAAGTTATTTTAAGGCCAGCTTTGGACTTAATGTTTATGGATACAAACACAATCTCAGGGAGttaaggaaaaagaaatggGAGGGAGTTGTTAGGAGCAACTGCTGCAGAGTGTGTCAGATCCTATATTTACACAGTTCTGACCTGACACACTCCCTGTCTCTTTTCCTTTGTACTGGCCAACGCCTGTCTAGCACAGGCCATCACTAATACATATGCAGATTCAGTATTAGCTTCATGATGGAGAGCCCAGCCGTTATTTGTCCATCATTGAGTTATTCAAGTTGTGTCTCTGGCCTTTGGTCATTAtgtacatgacattttatgcttttctaaaTGAGAGAGTTTGTGGGTGTCATAATAATATTCAGATATTAGATGCATAACAATTTCTTCTTTATAAAAAACCAATGAAATCCTACATGTTGTTAAACTATACTAGACTAGAAACAATGATAAATCTCACCACCACTTGGCAGAGGGACTAAATTCATGTCTCTTTTATTATAACGTAGGTACAGCAGTAAAACTATGTGAACTGACTGGCTAGGTAAATATAATTATGTACCGACTTTGTGTTCAGTCCAAACAAATGACACACCTCTTTGCTAACCAAAAGGTGTACTATAACCTGCGATGGTTGTGCGTGTGAGGTCTGGACTCTTCACTGTTCACTCTCTGACAGACAGCTGATTCACACTTTTTTGGCATCTTTGTCACCACGCCCCAAATGAGGCAAACATTAAAAGCCTGTGAAATAACTGATGAAATGCGTTGTCTGTGTTGATAGTTATATGATCTGATGAAGGCAACTCCTCTCCATCCCTATGTTTGTGGGACCAAGGGGTCAGTACATTGGAAGGTGTATAATTATCTACATCTTTAGCCTGAGAAGGAGTGAAAGTTCTCTGGCTTCCACCACAGTTAGTTAATCAGCTAATAAAACTTAACTGTAAACTGGCAAATGACGATTTCTCATTCATTAACTGCCATTATCTGACCATGAGACCCATGAAGGGACCCataagtcacacacacacacacacacacacacacacacacacacacacacacacacagaaagatgtTCACCAGGGCACAGTGCAATCAAGCAGCCTTGAACTGATGAAGAGATGAAGCTTCCTGTGAAACTAACTTCCACTAAACTACTAGAATAACAGCATTTCTCATCTAATAATTATTTGTTAAATTTGTATTATACACCTCAATCTTtcttaaaattatttttataaaaagaaaagaaacccaGAGACAAATAAAGGTATATAAACAGAGCTAAATGTTTATGATTTTGCTAACCATGTCACAATGTACtctcatttcaaaacaaactcacacaaaGATAGCCTTGACGGTAACATTAGTTAGCAGAGATTAGAGGTAGTGGACACATAATCATGAATACGTTGCAATATAATGCAATCCTATATTACAAACTACAGCctcagagggaggaaaaaactCCTTATACTGTACCGGTGTTTTGGGTATTGTGTCCAC is a window of Seriola aureovittata isolate HTS-2021-v1 ecotype China chromosome 14, ASM2101889v1, whole genome shotgun sequence DNA encoding:
- the slka gene encoding STE20-like serine/threonine-protein kinase isoform X6, with translation MVEIDILASCNHHHIVKLLDAFYFEGKLWILIEFCAGGAVDAIMLELERPLTEPQIRVVCRQTLEALSYLHENKVIHRDLKAGNILLSLDGDVKLADFGVSAKNTKTLQRRDSFIGTPYWMAPEVVMCETSKDRPYDYKADIWSLGVTLIELAQIEPPNHEMNPMRVLLKIAKSEPPTLMNPSRWSSEFNDFLRKALDKNVDNRWGTVQLLQHPFVTSVTDSKPLRELIAEAKAEVTEEIEDSKEEEEEEEPDTPLAVPGHKRAPSDASVASSEDDKIPPTPSTLESVTEKVEAEPAEDRTSDKLSDEGLGTSEVDKTEEEKLNEVSDASNEDLAAGIIEPTKDFVSQDPTEAKPEDGQDEEIPAEPVVSQPEEPIDAELDTDGHETEEDQKQTQEQKMENEPTQVTEEERKLEDVKEEEEKEVSKEESRESQEQPEDTPEEAESISGEVAQAEEESKEPGEEMPQHKVTEDRIEDIANGTDVNVNTENMESNVKDKNMNGEADTNSNVDDTSTNILLEKGTMESHIEGKPEDVAPEEAEQPEQENQTREETELEKQAPTESTNGVSDEVKVSSEDSEQVEPKDVPVKEDEKKATHADESASQDAVSVPQSEEDSETKMEQGSPAVIKPDVEKDSDSGSSSAADSNSLDLNLSISSFLSKSKEGGSISMQESKRQKKTLKKTRKFMVDGVEVSVTTSKIVTDNDTKSEEMRFLRRQELRELRLLQKEEQRAQQQLSNKLQQQREQIYRRFEQETTAKKRQYDQEVENLEKKQKQTIERLEQDHTSRLRDEAKRIKSDQDKELSKFQNMLKNRKKEVKQEVGQSPKHMRKELMKRLKEDLTLLKTAEAVAQVMIQSFQLSSCALFNAQMQDEQEFLQKQQQDLDGALKKIIQQHKLEIATIERDCLNHKQQLMRAREAAMWELEERHLQEKHQQLKQQLKDQYFLQRHQLLKRHEKEMEQMQRYNQRLIEEMKNKQTQERVRLPKIQRSEAKTRMAMFKKSLRITATATVTPEQERERIKQFAAQEEKRQKNERLHQHQKHENQMRDLQLQCDSNIRELQQLQNEKCHLLIEHETQKLKELDEEHSQEIKEWREKLRPRKKALEEEFTRKLQEQEVFFKMSGESECLNPTTQSRVSKFYPIPNLHNSGL
- the slka gene encoding STE20-like serine/threonine-protein kinase isoform X7, with protein sequence MSFFNFRKIFKLGPDKKKKQYEHVHRDVNPEEIWDIIGELGDGAFGKVYKAQNKQNGTLAAAKVIDTKTEDELEDYMVEIDILASCNHHHIVKLLDAFYFEGKLWILIEFCAGGAVDAIMLELERPLTEPQIRVVCRQTLEALSYLHENKVIHRDLKAGNILLSLDGDVKLADFGVSAKNTKTLQRRDSFIGTPYWMAPEVVMCETSKDRPYDYKADIWSLGVTLIELAQIEPPNHEMNPMRVLLKIAKSEPPTLMNPSRWSSEFNDFLRKALDKNVDNRWGTVQLLQHPFVTSVTDSKPLRELIAEAKAEVTEEIEDSKEEEEEEEPDTPLAVPGHKRAPSDASVASSEDDKIPPTPSTLESVTEKVEAEPAEDRTSDKLSDEGLGTSEVDKTEEEKLNEVSDASNEDLAAGIIEPTKDFVSQDPTEAKPEDGQDEEIPAEPVVSQPEEPIDAELDTDGHETEEDQKQTQEQKMENEPTQVTEEERKLEDVKEEEEKEVSKEESRESQEQPEDTPEEAESISGEVAQAEEESKEPGEEMPQHKVTEDRIEDIANGTDVNVNTENMESNVKDKNMNGEADTNSNVDDTSTNILLEKGTMESHIEGKPEDVAPEEAEQPEQENQTREETELEKQAPTESTNGVSDEVKVSSEDSEQVEPKDVPVKEDEKKATHADESASQDAVSVPQSEEDSETKMEQGSPAVIKPDVEKDSDSGSSSAADSNSLDLNLSISSFLSKSKEGGSISMQESKRQKKTLKKTRKFMVDGVEVSVTTSKIVTDNDTKSEEMRFLRRQELRELRLLQKEEQRAQQQLSNKLQQQREQIYRRFEQETTAKKRQYDQEVENLEKKQKQTIERLEQDHTSRLRDEAKRIKSDQDKELSKFQNMLKNRKKEAVAQVMIQSFQLSSCALFNAQMQDVSPPDPTPALLLSISGPYLDVCKVK
- the slka gene encoding STE20-like serine/threonine-protein kinase isoform X5, which produces MSFFNFRKIFKLGPDKKKKQYEHVHRDVNPEEIWDIIGELGDGAFGKVYKAQNKQNGTLAAAKVIDTKTEDELEDYMVEIDILASCNHHHIVKLLDAFYFEGKLWILIEFCAGGAVDAIMLELERPLTEPQIRVVCRQTLEALSYLHENKVIHRDLKAGNILLSLDGDVKLADFGVSAKNTKTLQRRDSFIGTPYWMAPEVVMCETSKDRPYDYKADIWSLGVTLIELAQIEPPNHEMNPMRVLLKIAKSEPPTLMNPSRWSSEFNDFLRKALDKNVDNRWGTVQLLQHPFVTSVTDSKPLRELIAEAKAEVTEEIEDSKEEEEEEEPDTPLAVPGHKRAPSDASVASSEDDKIPPTPSTLESVTEKVEAEPAEDRTSDKLSDEGLGTSEVDKTEEEKLNEVSDASNEDLAAGIIEPTKDFVSQDPTEAKPEDGQDEEIPAEPVVSQPEEPIDAELDTDGHETEEDQKQTQEQKMENEPTQVTEEERKLEDVKEEEEKEVSKEESRESQEQPEDTPEEAESISGEVAQAEEESKEPGEEMPQHKVTEDRIEDIANGTDVNVNTENMESNVKDKNMNGEADTNSNVDDTSTNILLEKGTMESHIEGKPEDVAPEEAEQPEQENQTREETELEKQAPTESTNGVSDEVKVSSEDSEQVEPKDVPVKEDEKKATHADESASQDAVSVPQSEEDSETKMEQGSPAVIKPDVEKDSDSGSSSAADSNSLDLNLSISSFLSKSKEGGSISMQESKRQKKTLKKTRKFMVDGVEVSVTTSKIVTDNDTKSEEMRFLRRQELRELRLLQKEEQRAQQQLSNKLQQQREQIYRRFEQETTAKKRQYDQEVENLEKKQKQTIERLEQDHTSRLRDEAKRIKSDQDKELSKFQNMLKNRKKEEQEFLQKQQQDLDGALKKIIQQHKLEIATIERDCLNHKQQLMRAREAAMWELEERHLQEKHQQLKQQLKDQYFLQRHQLLKRHEKEMEQMQRYNQRLIEEMKNKQTQERVRLPKIQRSEAKTRMAMFKKSLRITATATVTPEQERERIKQFAAQEEKRQKNERLHQHQKHENQMRDLQLQCDSNIRELQQLQNEKCHLLIEHETQKLKELDEEHSQEIKEWREKLRPRKKALEEEFTRKLQEQEVFFKMSGESECLNPTTQSRVSKFYPIPNLHNSGL